The DNA sequence CACAAGCTCGGTTTGCGTAAACTGCGCGGCCCTTGTACACTGCAAATCCAATTGGCACACGACAAATAACATGGCGAGCGCGCAGCTCAAAATGCCCCAATGAGGAAACCCAAGGATGCAACAGGGTCAGGCTAGGCTGTCCTGTTTGATTCCCTCACAAGCAGCGTAAGCCTTCTTTCTACCTATGATctgtctctttttctcttccggAGATAACAATGCCGTCTTTACCGGCACCTTAGCATCAGGCGGTTAGCCGTGTAGTATTCCCCAATTTCCTGTTGTTACATTGCTGGAAGTGAAGCATTCTTGGTTTATGGGGTTTCAAGAGATCCCGCAGGCCCTTGTCACGATTTATCAGCTCCCGGTCATTTCTCTCACCCACATGTGCTGTATCACCACTCGTCGTCCCTAAGAACTGGGAAAAGTGCCGTTTTCGTACGTACATACGAGGCCATATCTACCTGCTcttgcaccacctcccaagcTTCTTTTGCATTTCCAAGACCTGGGTTCTtggaaacaagaaaagaTCTGATAGGCTTTGTGCCTTAACAACCCCTCTCTAGCCATCCATGTTCGTTGTCCATcattccccacccccacgtttcctcctcacaaccccccatcccgccCGCCACTACCCACGTCAAGGCCCAGACCATAGCTTCGGGTATGGGTTTGGGCCAGCACAATGAAACCAAGCGAGAGCGAAGAAGGGTCCCATTGATCTGTCACAAAAATAACCAAGAAGGCAGACATGTGTTTCCTTTTCAGCAGccatccacccatcccaCTTCTTTTCGTGTGTgaccccctctcccttcccgctcctccctttcccttttttttgggggggggggggagagacCCCACACCGATCATCGGACTATGTAACCTCTTTGCTTGGGGTTCAAGATGGGGCTCTGCCCGAGGGTATTGTAGTAGCTGCAggtgctgagggggaggggaggggaggagtggcAACGGGTCATCTCTTTTCCCCTCATCTCGAGCtcagaaagagagagagagagagagagagagagagacgccGAGGATTACCACTCGCTCGCTCGAGGCATCAATCATCAGGCGAGATTGATCGTGATGAGGGGTTGCATGATGTTTTTGATGAGCCTCAAGGGTAAGTGATGGCCGTTTTGAATTGTTGGTTTGTAGCCGCGAGAGCCGCCgttgggaaaaaaagaaaatagatATTGCGTAGCCGACTACCTTGCATACATGATACATATGTAGACACGTGCATACATGCCCCATCGGGTCCAAACTGCTTTTTGATAGGGGGCATAGGGGTTTACCCTGAGCTGCAGAGGCGCGCGGGGGGAGCAATTACCGCGGCTATGATATCAATCAAAACCGTTGAGAGACGAGCGTACATGTTGGACATTTCTTCACAACAGCCATGCACAAAACAtactcagcatcatcaagccTGCCTTGTCCTGTGTCAATAAGGTTTGAACCTCAAACTGGCTTCAAACCCGAGggaggcaaaaaaaaaaaaaaaaaaaaaaaaacaagacgTCGACGACCGACCTGAGTCAGCCTACCTCGGACTTCCGAGTAAGGGAACTTTCATGTTGTAAAACGAGCACTGCCATTTTCTTGCCCCCTCAGAGATTGTGTCACCTACGATCCAAAACACAACTGCTGGGGATATAATCCCTGGTTGTTGGTCTTTCGTAAACCGGGGACACAAAGAGGCCGATGGCGGGCCGAAAAGAGAGGGTCCCAAGGAAAAGTCCAAGACTTTATTGGACTTGAGCCCTTTCAATAAGTTATATACTGTCCCCCCAGAAACCATCACCTTGAATTCACAACGAAGAGGGGCAGATGGATGTACAGAGGGGCAAAATGATCTTCCAGCTCTGAACgaagaaaaataaaaatgaaGCGAATACCCCCCCCCCGGAAAGTTCTAGCATGTAAGGCGCTTAACTCGCGGTCGAGTTTCACAAATCAACAATGAAAGGGCTCACTTGTTCCGGTTTCTGACCGTTTGTCTGAGGCCAACGAATAAAATATATGCCGCCGTTATGGTCGATACTGAGTCAACAAGCAAGTTACTTTAGAGATTTGTTAACCCCAGGTAAAAAGGCAGGTACAAAAGCATAGcaataaaaaaaacacaaTACCCTCCTCTATCTCTATTGCTCTCCTTCTGCCATTCACAATCAATGAGTACAGGAAATAGATCAGCGAATCTAACAATACAACACAATGCAAAACCACCgcttcttcccaccctctGTTGACTTTACTCCTCAAGTCCAAAAACCTGAGATAAAACACGCAAGCCACCAGCATGTAGCCTCCTGAGAAAACATATGGGCCCGGCCAGGTTTACCTGTATCCCATCTATCCATCTTTCTCTCTAAATAACCCCTGTACTCCCCCTATCACTCATGCCCCCCATCACTCGAGACCGACATTGAGCAGCAAGCCAACTTCTCACACATGCCGCCCCCACAAGAAATCTGACATCCCGTTGGTAAAAGCGGTGCCCTAACCAGCTCTGGCTGGAGTGTGACCGAGTGTATACCATAGGCATGAAGACATTCACTAATCGTCTTTGCCCTGTCCATAAACTTGGCCATATCCGGGTCAGAAACGACAACGTGTGCTGAGGCGATGGATTTCTCTTCGTTAAGTCTCCAGACGTGGAGCTCGTGGACAGCGAGAACGCCGGGAATCTATGCAGCGTGTTAGTGCGCACCCGTCTTCTTTTCAGGTGGCAAGGTGTCTTGCCTTCATAATATCGTGCTTGATATCCACGAGAATGACCCCAGCAGGTGCACTTTGTAAAAGGATGGTGCCGGACTCCCTCAAAATTGGAATTGCTGTGCAGAAGATGAGAGCTGCGATGCCCAAGCTGATGGCTGGATCGGCGTAGTATTTAGGGTCGAATTCATTCGTCGTGTCGGGGCGAACATATTGTATGATGGCTGCCGCAATCATGACCCCCAGATTCCCAGCAATATCCCCTAAGACGTGGAACTTGGCGGCGAGCATGTTGAGATCTCCTAATGGCGCCTTGCCGATGTGTACAATGTGCCGATGTTCGGAGTGGGAATCGGTAGCAGCTATTGGCGATGTCGTCCCGTCGGCCTCAATATCGACACATGATGCTTTCGGTGATGGTAAGTTGAGAACTGTTGCACTGCTGGTAGTGGTGCCTGCATTCTTTAGGAGTTCGGCATCGCCGCCCTTCTTACAGGGTGAAGTAAGTTCATGTCTGTGGTGATGATCGCCCCGAGGGACTTCATCGGTTTGTTTGCTGTGTTCATGTtcatgcccatgcccatgcccatgcccatgcccgTGTCCGTGAGAATGGCTGTGGCCGTGACCGTGACCGTGGTTGTGTTCTGCACCAAATTCTATCAGCCTCCCATCTAGGTCCTTCAAAAATTCTGTTGTTCTTACCATGTAGAAAGGCAAAGCTGACGAGGTTCAGGGCGAGACCTACGCCACCCACTATCAAGACCAGTTTGGGTTCTTCGACTTTCTCCATCTTTATAAAGCGCTCGATGGACTGGAATAAAATACTGAGCGCTAAAGCGAACAAAAAGGATCCATTGAAAAAGGCGCCAAGCAGCGTAGATCGCTGCCAGCCGAAAGATAGTTCTTGAGGCGAGCCACTGCGCTCAGATACCTGCGAAGAGAAAGGTTAGCCGTAGGGCTTCATGAGGATGTATAAAATGAGTGTGACGTACAACAATGGCGACCAGAGTCACCACATAGCCGAGTAGATCATTTAGCTGGAGATTACGTGTCAGCAACCGGTCTATGCAACTCTCTTCTGCCTAGACCCGTAGATCTATACATACGTAGTGAATGGCATCAGCGTAGAGTGCCAAACTACTAGTTTTGAAGGCGACTGTGTGATACAGGGTTAGTCGGACAGCGCCATCTGATGTTGCTCAAGGTTCGAGTGCGTTGTCAATACCTACCAACAAGCTCACACACGAAGAAAGCGGTCGAGATGGCGATAATAATCGACACTCTTGTCCTCTTGTTGAGTTTCCTGGTCGCCATGGTAGATTATTCGGGGACTGGGCTGGCGAAGAGTAGTGTGAGCAAACTGATAGCAGAAGAAAAGTAGCAGAAGGAAGCTCTCGCTGACAGCAAACTGATGTGTGTGATATCAAGACACCGCAGTAGGCGGGGCAAACAATGCCAATATCTCTGTTGGTTGCGACTTTGCGACCTGTGGACCTCTCGTTGCCATGAAGCATGGACTAGGAAGCTGGCTCAACAGATAAATCTTCAATCTTGCAGGATTGCAGAGCACCGCATGGCCAGGAAGCTGAGAGTAGATCTGTCGATTTTGCATCTGCAGTCACTTGAATGAGTGAGTGTCTAGCTCGCACGGCCTTAGTGCTGCACAGGAGCATTCGACCTTAAGAGCATGCAGGGTGaggtgtgttgtgtgttgcAGATGGCAGCCGGACCGGTAAATTGGGACGCCCGGTGTCTGCGAGAGACTCCGAGCAAGATACTGAGGTGAGATAAAGTATGACGTGGTAATGTGTGAGCGTGTAcacagaagaggaggatccTCAACTCCGAGAGCGGGAGCAGGTGGCCGCCCAGAGAGCAGAGAAATGAAGACCAGTGGTTCAGAGAGGGAATGTCGGCCATATCAATGAATAATTTGgtgcaagaagaagctggattTAATTAGCGCCAAATGGCTTCAAGCTTCAAATTGACCGGATGGTGGCTTGCTTTCAAGTGGGCAGCCGCTGTCAGTGCATGTGCCTCATCCACGTTTCCCTCTTGAGGAAGTAGCAACTGCGGCAACTGACTGCTGCCTAAGAAAATTAAGAGATGTCTCCCTGGTTCTAAAGAGTGCCATTGCTTCGAGAACAGATCCAAGACAAGATCACAAAGGTCCGGAGCATGCCATCTCTTATTCTTTTCCTTGGTGTCTCTCAGGCCACAAGATAACTAACTGGACAGAAATGTTACACAGTCACCAAGCTGTACAACAACATCGGCACACCGAAAAGCGGCCGGACACCGGACAATTTGTAAGACTGATTCGATTCAGTGCCGAGGGATTGCTCTTGCCCGGGGTGATGTAATTCTGGAATTCTGGAGGTGAGGTTTGGAGATGAAAAGCAATCACCAATCATAtcccagcaacagccacacCCAGCTGTTCCCGGCAGGCACCACACTTGCAGGGATATGGATCGCGGGGGACAGGGGAACGGGTCATTGCGCTAACTCTATTGAGAAGGCGGGGAAATAATCCTGGATTTTGCCAACGATAGCTCACGTCAATACCGTTTACAGGTGCTGAAGGTCGGACGGACAATGCGAAATGCAAATGCGACAGCTTTTTCGACGACGATACGAAGACATGATTTTTCGACGGCGAAAAGAGCAACCATAACCCTACAATCTCAATTTGATGAGAAAGCTCAATGTCGTCGAGAACCGCCTCGGCCGACGCGCCGGGGCCTGCAAAAGGCGCTCAGGGTTGGCCGTCCCACCTTCGCCAGTTCAGTAAAGCCAGCGCAGAGGAGCAACCGCATCTATATCCCAATCTCAATCCCCATTCACCGGCAGACACGATCACTTCGAGCAGTTCGACGATTCGCGAGCGACCCCAGTCGGCGAAACGCCCAGAACGAAGATGGACCGTGACTGTCAACGAAGCGCTTTCCAGCGACGAAGTGTTGCTCAACTTTGAGCTGCTAGGGGACGATATCCAGCCAGGCAGCCTCGTGGCTATCGATGTGCTAAAGTCAGAAACCGAGAAGCAGCATCACCCAGCACGCAGCAAAGATGACAGCTCTGCGGGTTGCAAGCCAAAGCGCTACATATGTATCGCCAAAGACTTGAATAAGGATTTCAGGGCTCGATACCCCATGGTCGAAGTCTATGTCGCCAAACATATCGCAGAAGCCTTCGGGTGGAGGAAGGGTACACAAGTTACTGTCGCTCCAGTATGATGCCCTTTTCAACTTTGTGGATGGGAATTGTCCCTAACGAAGATCTTTCCAGATTGACAGCACGAACCCGGCCGTTGAAGCATCTCACCTCGAGCTCTGCTTTAAAGATCAGTATCTTTCGCGAGCTGATATGTGGCGTATGGCAGTGGGAATGCTTTCAGAGCGGACCGTATACAAAGGACAGATGATCCTGTTCATGGGTACCGTCAAGGCGCAGGTCACAGCTGTGTATGTTGACGGACGCCAAATTCATTCTGCCTTCTTCGGCCGCGACACAAAGCCCATATTCCGCAGCGAATCCGCTCGATATGTTCTTTTCATCCAGATGTCCCGCGAGATGTGGGACTTTGACTCGGATGGTTCCGGCGAGATCATGTTTAACAAAGTGGTCAACGGGTTCCTGCCAGCGCTCTTCAAGAAGTGGGCAGCTATGAAGCTGAAGCATCTTGTCACCATCGTGTTGTTTGCACGCGTCGAGTACGACAGGGGTATTTCGACTGAACTCGGCAATGACGCTGTTCAAAACCTTTACTACACCGGCATTCAGTCCTCTGGAAACCGCCGCCCATACAAGGACTTCTATAGGGTAGTCGTCAGTGAGATGGGCAGTGGTGAGTGGACCAAAATCTTGCATCAGCTCAAGCGGGAGTTTAACTACTTCCGCAAGGACATCAGCACCCACCACATGAAGGCCATAACATGGTCACCCTTCCCTGGCTCGGATGATCCTGCGACTCGCGAGTCAACCCTCAACAGGATCAAAGCTGAAGCTTCTCGAGCGGTGCACGGAAACTTCCTTGAAGCCATCAACATGGCCTCTTCGTTGTACGCCCACGATTACATTGACAGAGACTTGACGAGGACCGGAGTGTCTATTGTGGTCATTAGTCCCAGTCCTGGCGTTTTCGAGGTCGACTACGACGCGCTTCGTCGAACGACTGAATCTCTTGTGGGTAATGGCATCGGCATTGACTTGATCTGCATACCAAAGATACCACTGCACTCTGTCCCGCTGTTTCGTTATCGTGCTCCTCAAAACTCGGAGCTCGCTCGCCAAAGGTCGAAGCTGAACATGAGCAGCGGAAGTACCCCAAAGCAGACCAGTTCGGTGTTTGGGAGTTACAGCAGTCAAGTAGGGTTATTTTCTCCTGGAAAAGGATTCGAAATGGCCCGCCGTGGTGAGCCTTTCGGTCAACGCTTCGCACAAGATGAATTTGTCTCCGCTGTGCCCCAGTGGCTTCATGTGTCATACTGGACGGGCGCGTCTGAAGAAGCACTTTCTTATCAGGGAATTGCTTTGTCGGTTTCGGACGCGCCTCATGGTGACGCCGGAGACGAGTTCCCAATTCGATGTCGCATGTATGACTTGCAAATGCGAAGCGTGATGGAAACCAATGAGATCGAGACCCAGCCGCTGCACATGGATCCATATTTCCCTCTGTCGGCGCTCCAGGCCACTCAGATCCCCCAACCGCACATCGATTCCGATGGGACGATATTTGTCAAGAACACCAAGGTCCCAGAGACTCTTTTTGAACACGTCTATGGCTTCCAGAAGTTTGTCCCTGATAGAAACAGCAAACATGCGGAACGATCACTGTGGAAACAACTGCAACAGTATGACGACTCCAGGGCACGACTGCCAACTTCCCGGAGGATTGCTGGTCCTCACAGGCATGGGCGTATGTACGAGGATGTTCCAAGAAAGCAAGTGTCGGAAGATACCAGCCTGCTGAGTACCTCCTTTAGCGAGCGTCGTCCTTCCACTGCTATTCAACCCGCAATTTCTGGGCTTTCTCAATTTCATCGGCAGAGCTCTGACAGGTTGGAGGTCCCATCTTCCTTGTCGACCAACCGTAAAAGTCCTGCTGGGTCTAGTAACGCCAGCAGCACCGCTACTTCGTCTCCCACCAAGGCCCCTAAGTTCATGCGACAGATCAGCCGTTCGAGTGCGGGTTTTAAGATAGCCGCTCCTAAGGCAGCCGTCGCAGAATTGAGCGTCCAGAGTGTTGAGGCCTCGCGGCCCTCGGGTCCACACGATCACAGGATGGGCAATGCTCGCGGAGATCAACGACCAATGTCTTCGGACAAGACAAGAATGGGTTCGCCTTTGTTCAACCAAGGCAGTTTCTCCTCTCACACGTTTGCACAGGGGCACCTGTCTCCTGGAGATTTGGGCAGCAAGCCGATCCTGATCAGAAACCAACAGCTGAGTGGTATCAGCATGGCCAATTCGATTCTGGCCTCAACACTGCGCCCAGAGCCTACTCGCCTCGACCGGGACATAAAAAAGTCCAACGCCATCCGGAACGACGATGCTAATCGGCTTAACAAGTCCAAATTATTGGCGGATGCCATGCCGGAGTTGCCAACCACTTTGTCTCCCACCACAGCTCTGAACCCGTGGCTGACAATCCTGAACCCGTCCAATACCAAACCTGAGGATGTGAACATGGCTTCTCTGTACAGCCGCTGGCAGCACGTATTTCCAAGACCCGCCGAAATGAGAGTCATGAAGTGGAAGTCGTTGTGTTCTCCGGCTGCTGTCCCACTTACGTCTGAGTACTTCCCCACAAAGGCTCAGTTTGAGTCAGAGTACCAGCGCCAGCCTTACAATGTGTCACAAAATATGGACGACGGGCTGTCCGAGGAACCAAGGTCGCGTGACGACTTGCTGCGAGAGTTGATTAGTTTGCGCTTTTGCCAGGGATTCCAAATCATCGTCGGCCCAGCGGTTGCGAAGGCTTTCGGCCAGAAACAACTCAAGGTTGCTGATGTCTTCTCCAGAGACCACATGATGGAAGATGGCACGAGCATTTTCATGTCGGCTGGTAATACCATACATCAGCTGTCGTGTGTCAACGGGACTGAAGTGGAAGTCAATATCTTTGTTCGAAAGCCGACGGAAAGTTCTCCGCAGGTTTATGACGGGGCATCATCGAGGTACAAGCCGGCCATTCGGACACTGTTGGATCAACGCTACAGGACAAGCGAGTTTGATCTTGTGACGCCCAAGTCAGAGCGGAACTGGAATTACATTGATGCTTTTGTCGCTGGCCACAATGACGAACTGACGGAGCATCTGAGGTTCTGGCGTGCGAGATTCGTTCTGATCCCTATTACGGGCAGACACGCATCGCTACCCCGGGCACAGAGCGGAGATAGTGACGAGGAGATTCGTATTGAGGGGATCCGCAAGCTTGCTCAGTTGTGGCAGAGGTACCGATACGTTCCTCCGAATGAAAGACGGCTCCAAGGTCCGGGccagcggaggaagaaggaggccaaTCCTCTTGATATTGTTTACAAGACCGAGGATCCATCTGTGGTCATTGCGGCCGAACTCGAGACATTGCCTTTGCTGGAAGGTGTGGACCGCAAGGGAGGGTTAGTGAGAAGAGGGGAGCAGTTTTCAAAGAAGAACTTTAGCTTGGCTGCTCTGGCGGAGGCTATACAGCAACCGGTGGAACAAGGTGGTGTCCGTATGCAGAACCGCAGATGGCATTTGCGCCTGCATTACAACTGCTTCATCGGTTCTGACATGACGAGTTGGCTTCTAGACAACTTTGAGGATCTTGAGGACCgggaagaggcagaggctCTAGGTAATCGGCTCATGGTATGTGACGACAAGGAGAAAGACAAAGAGGGCAATAAGAAAGAGAGCGGAGGCCTATTCGTGCACGTTGAGAAGCGCCATTCGTTTAGGGACGGGCAGTACTTTTACCAGATCAGCAGCGAATACGCAAAGCCTCAGCCCAGTTGGTTCAAGCGAACCCAACAGTTCTCCATACCGACAACGCCCATGTCAGAGAACATGCCTCGGGATTTACGGGTTGGCATCTCGAGACCGACTTCTATCCATGAAGAGAATTCTTCAACCTCTGGCgcttcaacaccaacggcaccaccCACTGTCATCGGCGGCAAGAAACCCAAAGTTGTTCTCAGCAAGTCTATCAAGTACGACGTCGACCATCGCAAAAAGTCCTACCGGCCCGAGATTGTCGAACTTCATTACGACCGCCTCCACAACCCAGAAAACTGTTACCATATCCGCGTCGACTGGATGAACGTCACTGCCAAGCTCATCGAAGACGCCGTTGAGAACTGGGCAAGGGAAGCAGCCCAGTACAGTCTCCGACTGGTTGAAGTCCCCATAGCAGAAGCCTGCTCGATCAGCTACATCAACCCCTTCCGCCGACCCTACATCATGAAACTcgccctcccaccacccgaCCAGTCACCCGTCACATATTACGACTCTAAttccttcaccccctccgcccagCCGGGGAAGCATTTCTACCAAAAGGCCATCCTGCGCAAATTCGACTTTGTCCTCGACGTCGAAGCAGCGTCCAACTTTCCCTCCAACGTCGACGTGTCCTACTCGTGGGGAAAGCCAGACTTCAGATATACCCAGTACATCCACCGGTCGGGGTCTGTCCTGGCGCAAATTACAGACGAGGGGGATCTTCTCTTGTTGGCAAACAGGTTGTATAGCAGCCGAGCTGCTGCCGccagggagagggagatgcaGAGGGAACTCCGGACGGAGCACCCTGCCCTCGGTGTGAACAGTGCCGTCGCCACGCCTGGTGGTGTTCCGGGACGGGCGATGACGCCCCTGGGTGGTTACCCGGCGTTTAACCTCCCCACTCCGAGTGGGGGAATTAGTTCGGAGCCGGTGACGTCTTCTCCGTCGATTAAACCGGGTTTTTTGTCGCCTATCATTCGACCTGTTGGGGCAACGGCGATGAGTCACCCGCCTTCTgctgggggtggagggggtagTGCGTTTGGTACACCGGGGATATTGCAAAAGGGGCCGGGGTGGAGCTGGACGGGGCAGGAGCCGGAGATGGTGaaggatgagctggagaggttTTGTAGGGATACGGGGGCATTGGACCAGTTCTATCGGGAGCAGCGgatggctgctgttgttaGGGAGGCGGGCGGGGGGGTTAGTGCTGGGGGTattggggctgttggggggggagttgttggggcggggggggtggggagtaCGCCGGTAGCGGAGGGGAATATCCCTGTTATTGGGCTGCCGGGAAATATTATTGGGAGCgttgggggggagagtgGTAGTGGGGCAgtgggaatggggatgggaatcAGTCCGAGGGTGGGGAGCCCGGCTTTTAtgatgggggcgggggagaggttttTGAGACGGGGGAGTGTGCAGATtgcgggggggttggaggggttgaggatgacggggaagggggaggggaagggggattgggggggatAAGTACAGGAGGGATAGGATATGATCGGAGGGGAAACCCGGGATAGGGAGCTGGCGATTTGTCTGTGAGTTTAGGGcgaggggtggtttggatTGTTGGGGTGGCCTGTGATAGTCTGAGGATTAATTAAGAAATATATCCGTAGGTATCTCAGGTATATAAAAATGACTTTAGAAGCCGAGGAAAAGCACTTTACAATCATTTCTCCATGATTTCGGTTACGATTGTTGAGTCCTTGAGACCCCTTAATATTATCTATGTGAGGTATGCTACTTAAGTAGGTTTGTCCCCGACGTGTGTGTCTCTAATGATGCCCTGCCCCTTCCCTTGTCGGGGGGCTCTAGGCAGGCGGTGTTAACGtgcggcgatggtggagagaCTGCCCGTTTGGTAGTCACATCGTTGGGAGCTGGATGAAGCCACCGCTTGAACGACGATATCTCTAGGTACCCTTACCGCGTTCGCAAGCGGGGACGTGGCCTACGGTGGTGTGTGTGCGCTTTGAGACG is a window from the Podospora pseudocomata strain CBS 415.72m chromosome 6, whole genome shotgun sequence genome containing:
- the IML1 gene encoding vacuolar membrane-associated protein iml1 (COG:T; BUSCO:EOG092604I8; EggNog:ENOG503NX2D), with translation MSSRTASADAPGPAKGAQGWPSHLRQFSKASAEEQPHLYPNLNPHSPADTITSSSSTIRERPQSAKRPERRWTVTVNEALSSDEVLLNFELLGDDIQPGSLVAIDVLKSETEKQHHPARSKDDSSAGCKPKRYICIAKDLNKDFRARYPMVEVYVAKHIAEAFGWRKGTQVTVAPIDSTNPAVEASHLELCFKDQYLSRADMWRMAVGMLSERTVYKGQMILFMGTVKAQVTAVYVDGRQIHSAFFGRDTKPIFRSESARYVLFIQMSREMWDFDSDGSGEIMFNKVVNGFLPALFKKWAAMKLKHLVTIVLFARVEYDRGISTELGNDAVQNLYYTGIQSSGNRRPYKDFYRVVVSEMGSGEWTKILHQLKREFNYFRKDISTHHMKAITWSPFPGSDDPATRESTLNRIKAEASRAVHGNFLEAINMASSLYAHDYIDRDLTRTGVSIVVISPSPGVFEVDYDALRRTTESLVGNGIGIDLICIPKIPLHSVPLFRYRAPQNSELARQRSKLNMSSGSTPKQTSSVFGSYSSQVGLFSPGKGFEMARRGEPFGQRFAQDEFVSAVPQWLHVSYWTGASEEALSYQGIALSVSDAPHGDAGDEFPIRCRMYDLQMRSVMETNEIETQPLHMDPYFPLSALQATQIPQPHIDSDGTIFVKNTKVPETLFEHVYGFQKFVPDRNSKHAERSLWKQLQQYDDSRARLPTSRRIAGPHRHGRMYEDVPRKQVSEDTSLLSTSFSERRPSTAIQPAISGLSQFHRQSSDRLEVPSSLSTNRKSPAGSSNASSTATSSPTKAPKFMRQISRSSAGFKIAAPKAAVAELSVQSVEASRPSGPHDHRMGNARGDQRPMSSDKTRMGSPLFNQGSFSSHTFAQGHLSPGDLGSKPILIRNQQLSGISMANSILASTLRPEPTRLDRDIKKSNAIRNDDANRLNKSKLLADAMPELPTTLSPTTALNPWLTILNPSNTKPEDVNMASLYSRWQHVFPRPAEMRVMKWKSLCSPAAVPLTSEYFPTKAQFESEYQRQPYNVSQNMDDGLSEEPRSRDDLLRELISLRFCQGFQIIVGPAVAKAFGQKQLKVADVFSRDHMMEDGTSIFMSAGNTIHQLSCVNGTEVEVNIFVRKPTESSPQVYDGASSRYKPAIRTLLDQRYRTSEFDLVTPKSERNWNYIDAFVAGHNDELTEHLRFWRARFVLIPITGRHASLPRAQSGDSDEEIRIEGIRKLAQLWQRYRYVPPNERRLQGPGQRRKKEANPLDIVYKTEDPSVVIAAELETLPLLEGVDRKGGLVRRGEQFSKKNFSLAALAEAIQQPVEQGGVRMQNRRWHLRLHYNCFIGSDMTSWLLDNFEDLEDREEAEALGNRLMVCDDKEKDKEGNKKESGGLFVHVEKRHSFRDGQYFYQISSEYAKPQPSWFKRTQQFSIPTTPMSENMPRDLRVGISRPTSIHEENSSTSGASTPTAPPTVIGGKKPKVVLSKSIKYDVDHRKKSYRPEIVELHYDRLHNPENCYHIRVDWMNVTAKLIEDAVENWAREAAQYSLRLVEVPIAEACSISYINPFRRPYIMKLALPPPDQSPVTYYDSNSFTPSAQPGKHFYQKAILRKFDFVLDVEAASNFPSNVDVSYSWGKPDFRYTQYIHRSGSVLAQITDEGDLLLLANRLYSSRAAAAREREMQRELRTEHPALGVNSAVATPGGVPGRAMTPLGGYPAFNLPTPSGGISSEPVTSSPSIKPGFLSPIIRPVGATAMSHPPSAGGGGGSAFGTPGILQKGPGWSWTGQEPEMVKDELERFCRDTGALDQFYREQRMAAVVREAGGGVSAGGIGAVGGGVVGAGGVGSTPVAEGNIPVIGLPGNIIGSVGGESGSGAVGMGMGISPRVGSPAFMMGAGERFLRRGSVQIAGGLEGLRMTGKGEGKGDWGG
- a CDS encoding hypothetical protein (COG:P; EggNog:ENOG503NV9V); this translates as MATRKLNKRTRVSIIIAISTAFFVCELVVAFKTSSLALYADAIHYLNDLLGYVVTLVAIVVSERSGSPQELSFGWQRSTLLGAFFNGSFLFALALSILFQSIERFIKMEKVEEPKLVLIVGGVGLALNLVSFAFLHEHNHGHGHGHSHSHGHGHGHGHGHGHEHEHSKQTDEVPRGDHHHRHELTSPCKKGGDAELLKNAGTTTSSATVLNLPSPKASCVDIEADGTTSPIAATDSHSEHRHIVHIGKAPLGDLNMLAAKFHVLGDIAGNLGVMIAAAIIQYVRPDTTNEFDPKYYADPAISLGIAALIFCTAIPILRESGTILLQSAPAGVILIPGVLAVHELHVWRLNEEKSIASAHVVVSDPDMAKFMDRAKTISECLHAYGIHSVTLQPELVRAPLLPTGCQISCGGGMCEKLACCSMSVSSDGGHE